ttttttttttttaagatattttattatatatatatatatatatatatattataataacaaggaaatttttaaaataaaatgaaaaggataaaaaaacataaaagtatattatattatattatataagaacaagataaatatacataataatgaataaagaaaatatgtattcatataaattatgatttaaatggttttataaatttataactatacatatattcttatatacagaaatgataaaatatatatatatatatatatatatatatatttaataaaacaaaataagAAAGAACTAATAATTAAgagaataaaataacaattATTCTTAAATTAGAAGGAAAGgcaaattattatatatattatatatatattatatatatatattataatattatagtttcataaaattatataataaatatatttcagaataaaatatataacaatacgtattattatatataaataatatatttatgtaatattatatatatatatatatatatattatatatattacatatataaaaatattttaaaatattatataattattttaatttagttaataataatattatatcttcattcaaaaattattcttttttattgaTACTTTtgagaaatatattttgtcctgaaagaaatttttttttgacatttttctttttctatacaataaatcttttaaatattttgtaacaaagaataaaaaaaggataaatataaaactataaattataaattataaattattcacatagaaaataatggaaaaaatatatatgttctatttaaatatacatatatataatattatatatatattaaataatgcatattatttatttatatatgtatataaatatatattatgtatatatatattatatatatatatgttatatatatataataaaaaatgaaaagaatatataatatatatattatatatatatatatatatatatatgtataataattagTAAAAATTTTGGAAtgttgtattattatatttattatttaagtcatttatgtaaataaattgtatttcatcatatataatatgctaatatttataaataaaaacaaaagtatatatatatctatatatgtttgtttaaataatgatgatatttataatattttaaagcTTCTTAATGTgtcataaaatataactTCAGTATGTtagtattatataaaatagaatatatatatatatatatatatttatttatttatttgtatacAATAACATTATGTtattaaacataaaataaactattaatataccatctttttctttaaattaatatttaaatgtattatattattttattcatcatatatgtaaaaaaaaaaaaaaaaaaaaaaaaaaaaagagcatgattaaaaataagaattttctaaattgtaataaaaaagtatatatcatatttaataacttcaatattttatttatatataattatttattttatatgtcacacaattttaattcataattcgtaaaaaaaaaaaatatatatatatatttatatatatatatatatattatttttccttctcatttttttgaatgtgtgaatataaattacaaatttttatatgttgtAAAATGgtaatttatattgtttaagaaaagaaatatagataaatttctgtatctatatatttctttaaatatagacaaaaaaatatatattatatatatgtatgaatatttataaattaatagttaataataaaatatatgtatatatatatatatatatatacatatatatatattagaacAAAAACATGATGatcattttaatttaaaaaaaaaaaaataaaataagtNNNNNNNNNNNNNNNNNNNNNNNNNNNNNNNNNNNNNNNNNNNNNNNNNNNNNNNNNNNNNNNNNNNNNNNNNNNNNNNNNNNNNNNNNNNNNNNNNNNNNNNNNNNNNNNNNNNNNNNNNNNNNNNNNNNNNNNNNNNNNNNNNNNNNNNNNNNNNNNNNNNNNNNNNNNNNNNNNNNNNNNNNNNNNNNNNNNNNNNNNNNNNNNNNNNNNNNNNNNNNNNNNNNNNNNNNNNNNNNNNNNNNNNNNNNNNNNNNNNNNNNNNNNNNNNNNNNNNNNNNNNNNNNNNNNNNNNNNNNNttttagaaaaaaataaaaaatatctttCATGTGCTCCactacaaaaaaaaaattataattaaaatatatatatatatatatatatatatattatataccAATGTTTACACAAATATTTGTttaaatcatataatattagataaataatttttatttaatattagaaatgtataattttatgaatttttttatatattttttttaatttatatcttacttccatatattttgtaaaatttccaatcttttattttcaatatttttatgaaataGGGGTGTctaaaaaaagaaaaaaaatataaaatataaaataattgttaattaattataaaactTATTATACgtacatattaaaaatatatatatatatatatatatatatatatatatatatatatttaaatatttaattttaccCGTATGAGGTTTAGAAAAAGGATAGAAAAGATAGGGTTGTAAAATGAgagataataaaaaagctttataaaatattgaatggcattattatgaaataatttatttgttaaaATACTTTTTGAATTATTGATATGAATTAAAGTGTGtgcatataaataaaatttccaaaaattttttattgttacATTTTTGAAAtcatgaaaataataatttaattcttttaaaataatattttgtagAAAAGGATAGAATTTGATTGTActgatatataatattctatttaatatcatatggtataaatattcatataaatacatatattttatataaatatgtatcaatctttttttttttaaaatattaaaaatgaaaaaggaacttttcaaaatataaggaaaatatttcttaacaagattattacaattatataatttttcgttcatttcttttggcatataaaaaattgaatTTTCATCAAAAGAagtatgtatatttttatctttatcccaaaaagaaatattattttgtttttgcatattttttttcttacaacaattattcaaatatatatatattgaacatatattattatttattaaaaatttattatcacTAATTTCTTTActcatattatatatagtattTATCAATTTTCTTCctaatttttcaaaaagatatttattatttaaactATGCACATTTCcattatctatattttttatactcTCTTCTTTCTGTTCATTAAACATTTTTTCCTTATCAAATTCTAGGTTGACATTTTCATAAATTTGAAACGATGCTCTAATATCATTTTGATTAATGGcatctttattatttatgtccatattatctttaacattattactatcaatattattattattattattattattattaatattattattattaatattatcacttttataattattactattattgttatttatttttggctgctgtttattattattactattataCTTATTACTATTAATGTCACTATCATAACCACTGTCTACATGGTTATTATCACTATATTCTAAATCTTCGGCTGATATTTGAATGTCccttatattattgttatctAAGCAGATTTCATTTGGTAAGTAATTTTTCCCTTCTTCCACATTAATCATTTCAGTTGAATACCTATTATGAAAATTGTCTctcatattattattattattatcactCTGTACATTtttggtttttttttttttctcaaggtaaaaaaattcttcaataatagaaagaaaattttttacttttatataatcaaGTTGTGGTATATTTAACAAAGCAGATAATAACAATACactatttttttcttttattgattttaattcttctatattatcttctttaaaaaagtcaaaaaatgaaaaaaattcatttgGAATATCATTTGATATTACTATATATCTtagtatatttattatcgGAATTTTCAAATAACTATCCttacaaaaattaaaaaataatttgtatttatcattttttatatcatgaatattattataattattattattattattatcattattattgttcCTGTTTTGGTCATTTCCCATACATTCTTcctttaaattttttttataatatatttccttattcatattttttccttttttttttttttttattttttcatataattccttgttatatatatattgttctttttcttcatgCGAATCATTTTCATGTTCATTTATACCTTTATGCTTTTGATTTTTCCATGTGTCCTCGTTCTCTTGAgtttcataataattatttctttcattataatcattataaaTTGGATGATGTGGATAAACCTTAGGAAATACATGaccatattttttattattaccaccattacttatttttttagggtgttctttattatattcatgatatatattattatagtcatcatcatcattataagTATCATTATAAGTATTATTGTAAGCACCATTATAATCATCGTCGTCATTTTCTTCGTCGTCTTCTTCATCGTCGTCACTTTCTTCGTCATCTTCCTCTTCATCTTCTTCGTCATCTTCCTCTTCATCTTCTTCGTCATCTTCCTCTTCATCTTCCTCTTCATCTTCCTCTTCatcttcttcttcatcttcCTCTTCATCTTCctcttcatcatcatttttattttcatcacATTCATCCTTTCTATCAGGTTCCTCCTTCTCCTCAAAAAATTTCATACcatcatcataattttgataatattgaccattttcataaaattcatatatatgtaaatgtTGAACATCTTTTTCATCTTGGCAATTATTCAAATGTTTATCTCTTACAATTTCATCCTTATCAGCATATTCATTTTGCTCCTCCTCGTGTATTTCATTGATATCATTTTGTAGCTTTACTTCCTGATGaacattttctttattttcataataatcTTTTTCTTCCTCAGTGTGTATTATCTCATTATAAACATGTGCATTTATATCTGAATCCACTTCCCCCTTAGTTATATGTCTGTCATTCTgatctttttttatatctttcttttttttaccGATGGATTCACTTTTATCGATAgcatatttaattaatgaGAAGAAGTTATTGTAAATACcgaaataaaataatgatatcCAAAAGTGTACATTACATTTTTGTGTTATCAtatcaaaattatttttatgaaaattgAAACATATTCCTTCAATAAtagaaaattttaattgtatattattgagtaataaagaatattcATATAGATCATCGATATTTgtaattttaaaattatattgcattttttttattatttcttttgttttaaaTTCATCTATAAAATTTACTATTCCAtctttaataatattattaataaattccataaaataaaaatatctGTCTATCTTTATCATTTCGTTATCAGCAACATTATATTTCTCTTTATATTGTATGCACAAAAGTAGGCGTAATTTACTATAGAACATATTATCAAAGGGTAAGcagttttttttatcataatatgTATTGTTATTGGTTTTAATTTTACGTGTTTTTTGAAATTCCTCTTTTGTATCTGTAATATTGTTATTGCATATATTACTATGActtatgttattattattattattattattcatatttttttttgtaatattttcaaGGTGGTCCTCTTCTACATTCTCCTTACCTTTAACAAGGGAATCCTTTGTTTTCTCttcaattttatttctttccATATATACTATATTTTCCAActcattattttcatccTTATCATTcatgttatattttatttttttaacgCTATTGTCATCCCTATTTTGATATAAAATTCTCTTGCATATTTTGTCCTCTTTATGAATATACTGTGGATTTTTAATAAGACGCATAGGATCGGTCTCCCTTtccattttatttaataatatcttttcatggtttattatatttatatcttttccatatttttcattttttcttttctttaaatatttaaatgaagTACTATTGTGATAATATTCGTGAAGTCGTAAATAATATGGAGTATTTTCTTTACTATATATCTTTTCTTTCTGATCATCactttctttattattattattattattattattattcatgATATTATCAAAACATGATTGTAATTTGATAAGTTTTTGTTGTAGATCTTGattttctaatatattgttaaaatttaaatttaacTTTAAATAGTTTTTATTTGgttctttattttttttatcatttataattatattattatatatatcaatatttttcgaaattttgttaatattattagtTTGATTTGTCATGGTAATATTATGATGTTCATCATATTTAAgattatcattataatgATTAGATGAAAGGTATTCATTATGATTTAATATTGTATTTACAGATTTCAAtcttataatatgtatacataaattatataagtaatatttttctgtACCATCTCCAATAAAAtctataattttatttattaaattatttatgtattcatgattatcatttaatttcatatgaataataatttcttcAACCAACTGTTCAATTTCTTCATAAAATTTTTGGGCCCACATTACCCaaattttcctttttacATTTAGACATGTTATCTCGTAAAAGTATTGAGCAGCGGGTGTATCCTCTactaatatatttaatatctTTACAGGTATTACATTTATCTTTTCTAATAAAACAGAAAATAACGGTTGGATTTCCCTAACTTGGAACATGGGAGTCATTTTACTAGCCAATCTTATTAAGctataaaataaaagaacaaaatgGAAATGAATCcaaaggaaaaaaaaaaaaaaaaaaaaaaaatgaatgaataaataaataaataaataaaaaaatacataaataaatatgaattgATACACggattttatatttatatttttttNNNNNNNNNNNNNNNNNNNNNNNNNNNNNNNNNNNNNNNNNNNNNNNNNNNNNNNNNNNNNNNNNNNNNNNNNNNNNNNNNNNNNNNNNNNNNNNNNNNNNNNNNNNNNNNNNNNNNNNNNNNNNNNNNNNNNNNNNNNNNNNNNNNNNNNNNNNNNNNNNNNNNNNNNNNNNNNNNNNNNNNNNNNNNNNNNNNNNNNNNNNNNNNNNNNNNNNNNNNNNNNNNNNNNNNNNNNNNNNNNNNNNNNNNNNNNNNNNNNNNNNNNNNNNNNNNNNNNNNNNNNNNNNNNNNNNNNNNNNNNNNNNNNNNNNNNNNNNNNNNNNNNNNNNNNNNNNNNNNNNNNNNNNNNNNNNNNNNNNNNNNNNNNNNNNNNNNNNNNNNNNNNNNNNNNNNNNNNNNNNNNNNNNNNNNNNNNNNNNNNNNNNNNNNNNNNNNNNNNNNNNNNNNNNNNNNNNNNNNNNNNNNNNNNNNNNNNNNNNNNNNNNNNNNNNNNNNNNNNNNNNNNNNNNNNNNNNNNNNNNNNNNNNNNNNNNNNNNNNNNNNNNNNNNNNNNNNNNNNNNNNNNNNNNNNNNNNNNNNNNNNNNNNNNNNNNNNNNNNNNNNNNNNNNNNNNNNNNNNNNNNNNNNNNNNNNNNNNNNNNNNNNNNNNNNNNNNNNNNNNNNNNNNNNNNNNNNNNNNNNNNNNNNNNNNNNNNNNNNNNNNNNNNNNNNNNNNNNNNNNNNNNNNNNNNNNNNNNNNNNNNNNNNNNNtatattttgtatattgccatatttataaaattattatattatcattactTTTTGTgaaatagaaaaattacggatacataaaaatagttccaaattaaaaaaaaaaaaaaaaaaaaaaaaaaaaaattaaatcaAAAAATTTGTCTCATAATGATTATCTAATGTGAATTTgattaataaataaatattatatatatatttttgttcatAACTTTATGTTGTCATTCTTGtatttacaaatatttttgtcaaaatatatttccatataaatatatataataagtaaacattttataaacCATATTGCATAtcatgaaaataatatattatatatatatatatatatatatatatgtttgaTCTAATATCCTTTAAACACATAAACaatgatattatttttatatggtACAAATTTGTATTAGTGTGTATTCAGAACactatttttttcttaatattattaattttaataatatttcatacATAGAAGGCgtaatttaataattattatatttatatatattttatgtgtGTTACGAATTACACAACATAagagaaagaaaaaaaaaaaaaaaaaaaaattctaaATGTTGTGTAATATGaccaaatatatattactataCACATGCgtataaaaattaatataacaaatatatataattgaataaataataatgataacGTTTTATcgttattttattattactatttaataaacatttacaaatatatcaattcatatatatatatatatatatatgtatatataattaatctgtaatatttttaaatatatttaaaattttctttttttttttttttttcttccttttatatatggaatatctcctaatacatataatataaatatataatacaatataatattttaatacatgaataaaaaaatatatattttattcaatACCTATTCATAAATTgcataatttattatattttcacattattatattatattatttatttattatatatatatatatatatatatatatatcttttctTCTTTCCTTTTCAATCTTTCAATAacaaaatagaaaaaaaaagaaaagcTTTTTGAAGTCGAcagttttttttttttttttttttttttttttttttttttttttttttttttttaaataaaaatttttttttttttttaatttttttttttttttttaatttataaaaaaaaaaaaaaaaaataaaaaaaNNNNNNNNNNNNNNNNNNNNNNNNNNNNNNNNNNNNNNNNNNNNNNNNNNNNNNNNNNNNNNNNNNNNNNNNNNNNNNNNNNNNNNNNNNNNNNNNNNNNNNNNNNNNNNNNNNNNNNNNNNNNNNNNNNNNNNNNNNNNNNNNNNNNNNNNNNNNNNNNNNNNNNNNNNNNNNNNNNNNNNNNNNNNNNNNNNNNNNNNNNNNNNNNNNNNNNNNNNNNNNNNNNNNNNNNNNNNNNNNNNNNNNNNNNNNNNNNNNNNNNNNNNNNNNNNNNNNNNNNNNNNNNNNNNNNNNNNNNNNNNNNNNNNNNNNNNNNNNNNNNNNNNNNNNNNNNNNNNNNNNNNNNNNNNNNNNNNNNNNNNNNtaaaattattaaattttaaaaaaataaaaaaaaaataaaaaaaataaaaaaaaaaaaaaaaaaaaataaaaaaaaaaaaaaaataaaaaaaaaaaaaaaaaaaaaaaaaaaaaaaaaaaaaaaaaaaaaaaaaaaaaataatataattaaataaaaaaaaaaaaaaaaaaaaaaaaaaaaaaaaaaattctattatacataaaaaaaaaaaaatatatatatatatatatttaattatataactatggaaaagaaaaaaaaaattttaagaCAAAACATTaatttgaaatatttataatcttataaatataaatacaatattattttattcttcaataaaaaagaaaaaaaaaaaaaaaaaaaactatGTTATCATTAAAAGAATTGAAGTTAAATATTTAGTTTCAGGTAAAGATATATGAATAGGATGGTCAGAACTAATTCTGCCTTCTCCTATTATTGTGCCTTCACATTTCGACCATTTTAATGCTCTTTTAATACAAAgtaataatttatcatatCCAATTAATCTATTACAACTTGATACAAATACATAACCTGGTTTTTGTATTATTCTAAAAGATACATATAAAAGTTTttcataaatttttaatgCGGATGGTAGACAATAATTATTACGAGCTAAGGGTGGCGGATCTATTAAAATAACATCATATGTTTTTTggaaaaatttataattattacttttacttaataaaaattctATATCTTCTATGTACATATCTGTTTTCttcttttcatatattGATAAATTCTTTATATCTGTTAAAAGCTTTTCATTTATAACGGATTCAaaattattgttattttcttttataacTTGTAACAAATTATCATTCgatgtttttttttttattttatcgTCAAATGAAATATGTGTGTTACTTTGTTCTAACTTTATATGAACGTTagaatttattaaatgttcttcattatttaatttgaTTTCGTTATTTTGTAATAGTGCATTATGTTTTTGCTCTTTTAAATCCAAAGTATTTTTAGATATTGATGACGTGTCGTCAAAAACatttttgatatttttCCCTTTGTTATcatgtaataatatttgtacATTTAAACATACATGTAAAAAATTCCTAGCGCATCCATGaacaaaattaattttgtctagtacattattatattgtgCTGCATGTAACCCGTTTTGTATAGCGCAATAGGAGGAATCTACACAAGTTACCTCCTTAGCACCATAATATGCTAATGTAATACCAAAGGATCCAACATATGAGAATAAATCTAGaacatttttatctttacAATATGAAATAAGCATGGTACGATTATATCTTTGATCATAATACCATCCTGTTTTTTGTCCTTTCAATATATCAacaaaaaatgttataCCATTTTCTTGAACTTCTATTGGAGATTTATATATGcctttatatatttctttttttataggtagtttttctaatt
This is a stretch of genomic DNA from Plasmodium reichenowi strain SY57 chromosome 14, whole genome shotgun sequence. It encodes these proteins:
- a CDS encoding hypothetical protein (conserved Plasmodium protein, unknown function), which codes for LIRLASKMTPMFQVREIQPLFSVLLEKINVIPVKILNILVEDTPAAQYFYEITCLNVKRKIWVMWAQKFYEEIEQLVEEIIIHMKLNDNHEYINNLINKIIDFIGDGTEKYYLYNLCIHIIRLKSVNTILNHNEYLSSNHYNDNLKYDEHHNITMTNQTNNINKISKNIDIYNNIIINDKKNKEPNKNYLKLNLNFNNILENQDLQQKLIKLQSCFDNIMNNNNNNNNNKESDDQKEKIYSKENTPYYLRLHEYYHNSTSFKYLKKRKNEKYGKDINIINHEKILLNKMERETDPMRLIKNPQYIHKEDKICKRILYQNRDDNSVKKIKYNMNDKDENNELENIVYMERNKIEEKTKDSLVKGKENVEEDHLENITKKNMNNNNNNNNISHSNICNNNITDTKEEFQKTRKIKTNNNTYYDKKNCLPFDNMFYSKLRLLLCIQYKEKYNVADNEMIKIDRYFYFMEFINNIIKDGIVNFIDEFKTKEIIKKMQYNFKITNIDDLYEYSLLLNNIQLKFSIIEGICFNFHKNNFDMITQKCNVHFWISLFYFGIYNNFFSLIKYAIDKSESIGKKKKDIKKDQNDRHITKGEVDSDINAHVYNEIIHTEEEKDYYENKENVHQEVKLQNDINEIHEEEQNEYADKDEIVRDKHLNNCQDEKDVQHLHIYEFYENGQYYQNYDDGMKFFEEKEEPDRKDECDENKNDDEEEDEEEDEEEDEEEDEEEDEEEDDEEDEEEDDEEDEEEDDEESDDDEEDDEENDDDDYNGAYNNTYNDTYNDDDDYNNIYHEYNKEHPKKISNGGNNKKYGHVFPKVYPHHPIYNDYNERNNYYETQENEDTWKNQKHKGINEHENDSHEEKEQYIYNKELYEKIKKKKKGKNMNKEIYYKKNLKEECMGNDQNRNNNNDNNNNNNYNNIHDIKNDKYKLFFNFCKDSYLKIPIINILRYIVISNDIPNEFFSFFDFFKEDNIEELKSIKEKNSVLLLSALLNIPQLDYIKVKNFLSIIEEFFYLEKKKKTKNVQSDNNNNNMRDNFHNRYSTEMINVEEGKNYLPNEICLDNNNIRDIQISAEDLEYSDNNHVDSGYDSDINSNKYNSNNNKQQPKINNNNSNNYKSDNINNNNINNNNNNNNNIDSNNVKDNMDINNKDAINQNDIRASFQIYENVNLEFDKEKMFNEQKEESIKNIDNGNVHSLNNKYLFEKLGRKLINTIYNMSKEISDNKFLINNNICSIYIYLNNCCKKKNMQKQNNISFWDKDKNIHTSFDENSIFYMPKEMNEKLYNCNNLVKKYFPYILKSSFFIFNILKKKRLIHIYIKYMYLYEYLYHMILNRILYISTIKFYPFLQNIILKELNYYFHDFKNVTIKNFWKFYLYAHTLIHINNSKSILTNKLFHNNAIQYFIKLFYYLSFYNPIFSILFLNLIRTPLFHKNIENKRLEILQNIWNGAHERYFLFFSK
- a CDS encoding hypothetical protein (conserved Plasmodium protein, unknown function) encodes the protein MASFLQFPKEGFFFFFSSFKRSCNNNIYFLLYKKRNIACLCDKKYYYSNIDCVIDNPKKRPTLILHEKCVKSVINGFPWLYSKDIKNAEELYIYSPCLVNIKDEYNENIGVGIYNRNSIISSRLLSRNINELINEEFFNIRIRKAYEKRLELFHNENFFRVVNAESDFLPGIIIDKYNKLVCVQINASGMDILLPVIMKSIENVLNPNIIIIKNDNKIRKLEKLPIKKEIYKGIYKSPIEVQENGITFFVDILKGQKTGWYYDQRYNRTMLISYCKDKNVLDLFSYVGSFGITLAYYGAKEVTCVDSSYCAIQNGLHAAQYNNVLDKINFVHGCARNFLHVCLNVQILLHDNKGKNIKNVFDDTSSISKNTLDLKEQKHNALLQNNEIKLNNEEHLINSNVHIKLEQSNTHISFDDKIKKKTSNDNLLQVIKENNNNFESVINEKLLTDIKNLSIYEKKKTDMYIEDIEFLLSKSNNYKFFQKTYDVILIDPPPLARNNYCLPSALKIYEKLLYVSFRIIQKPGYVFVSSCNRLIGYDKLLLCIKRALKWSKCEGTIIGEGRISSDHPIHISLPETKYLTSILLMIT